The genomic stretch AACCGACACGAGGCATGATGGCTGCCAAGACCTGCGCAGTGGTGACGACCGTCGTTCAAAAGAGACAAGTTTTGAGACGATAGCCGAGTTTGGTGATTTCCTAGTAACAATACCAAGCATTTTCACTCacgatttattttcttcacctGACCGCTGTTTGTGTGCTCTGCTGTGCAGTCGTGATTCAAGATGGCGACACTTTTTCCGCTTATTTCAAGTCGGACGCCTCGGTACAGAAGAAGGGCTTTGCAATCAGCTTCAAGATGGAAGAAGGTGCGATTGTTGTAGGTGCTTGTGTCTATGAAGTATGCCAAGAGAACTGCAGTAGGTCTAATGAAGTCTAATTCAAAACACTGCAAGTGCTAACCTTCGCAACAGCAACTATTACTACTACTCTTTATAAACAGCGCAAACATAAACTATagggaaaagaaacattttgttgagTGTGACCTTTAGAAATCTGCAGAATAATaatgagtgaaagtgtgtgtgtgtgtgtgtgacagcgtTTCGAAAAATATTTTGGACACTTTCTTGATATTGTTTTTGGGGAAAAGGGCTACGGTCTGTCTGAAACTCATAAGTAGCATGTCGTTGATGTATGCACTTCCTCTTGACTCTATGACTGTGGACAACACTAGTAGTCTGGCGACTTTCGTGACCATTAGCAAAACACTGAACGCGCACTATAAGGGAAAAGAAGTGAACCATTGTGGAAACAGATACCACAAATCTGTTGAATCTAGAGCGTGTCTTGTTTATATGCTTATTTGATGTGACACATTGTGTTGTCTTGGTGACTGACTTTAAATCTTAATTATGAGACAGAGCCGAAGACTTGTCGTGACAGCCCACCCACAAAGTGGCGATCACGTGACGACATTGGCTCATGTTGACAACTAaacgactgaaaaaaaaatccccaaaaacTTCCCGTCAAAACGATTTGTTGTGTTGTATCTTTCTCTGGCTTATCATATAATATGTAAAGCGGAAGCTTTTTGCTACGGAACAAATCAGAACCGATCCGATGGACCTTATGTCCAATGTCATGTGCGCAAAACCGGTTAATAGTAGCAGCATATTGTAACTGGAAGCCTTTCGGAAACTTGATATTTTAAACTGTATACGACAAGCAGCCAACACTTTGTCCTTTGTcttaaacttttgaaaaatggaaaatagtTAACAACACATCATTGTTCACTAACCAAACTGACATTGTCAAAAAACATCGTCACACTGTTTGGTTGGATCGGCATTGTTTACAAACACTGATGTTTATGTCAAACCCTGTCTTCGTAGTTGCTgctgtcgtcgttgttgttattgttgtttgcaGCTCGATATCCAAGATCATGGGAGAACTTCTTACGCCTTAAGCACTCTCAGTATTTCcaagaaaaatacttcaaatcAATTTCACCTAATCGTTTGACTGGTAAATGTTGATAGCCGCAGTGCTGGGTAGTAGAAATCTTTAGTTATAGTTTATGTAATTAAGACAGCAAGGAAGTATGTGTGGTTAAAGAATAAGGTGAAAGgttgcaacaaaaaaaaaaccaaaacatttttgtaacagtTCCGTTGCCCAGTGCCTACTCAAACCTACCTAACGGCAGATCGCTAACCGGTGGTGGGGCTGTCATCGGCGTCGGCGGCGCTCCAGGTCTGAATGAATTTTTGcgttgtttctttattttacttgttaaaattaacatctttttctcttgttttcccCTAGTTTGTATACTTTACGAGCTGTAGTAAGCATGTTCCCCACCCCATTTCTTTTGTACAGAGCGTGTATGCTTCTTTTCATGATACCTGTTTAGatgtaaaattttattacataattttCTGTTGTAACTGTAGCTTTGAAAACACTAACATGCTAGTGTTAAACTGTAggtttttctttgatgtaatttTACTACTTCTCCAAAAGGACAAAGCTAAAATGTGCCGCTCATCCTCTGTCAAATtatctttccattttctcaACAAGCATGCTCGCGTCTTTGAAGAACTTTCTCCATTCTGATTACTAAATCGATATTCTGGTTTGTTTGCACACATGTATTAATAGGGATTGAATTCTGTAAGTTCCTTTACTCTCGTAACTCTAAGCCCGGCACCTCGTTCGGgtattttttattctctttaccTCTTCTTCCTCTATCCCACCTATTATATTCTGTGTTTTACAAGTTGTTTCTTCCTCTATCCCACCTATTATATTCTGTGTTttacaagttgttttttttcagtttacacAAATGAGGTGACAGGTAACAAGGGAATCTTCCTAAGTCCAAACTACCCCCAGAACTACCCGGAACTGGTAAACTACACCTACATTGCTCACTTGGAGGGATACGGCCCTTACGTAGTAAGTCGGTGAGAAAACAAGACGAAGAGTAAACACATCATCGgctactacaaaaaaaaaatctcctatAATTAACCCTCGGGTCAGATCCAAAAACGACACTAGTAAACAAATACGTGATTTTTTTGTACCTTAGTTTCACGATTTTAGTGTAGAGCTGACCatctaaggcaggggtgggcaaagttttctcttTGTGGGTTTCAAAATTCTGATCTATGCGGCCGGCAGTTAACATCAAAAACCCTCGCCATGACTACACAATGGGATGGAAATGCGTACATAATGATGTTCACTTACAGAATTAAATGTCAAAAATGAAGTTGTCTAAATTCATTcacaataataatttctttgaaAGCAGCCGCCGACGATGATTTCTGACACTTCCACCAGGCGCCATCcgtgttgtttgttatttttgtgcttgttcTGCCAGAATGTTAGGAACTGATGATTTCTCACACTGTCATGTTTGATAAATTAACTTTCCTCCAAATTAACCtgaattacatttatttaaagttattaaaacaaGCCTTCCCTTGATCTAAACTGTCATAGTGGCAACTGCAAATTTTAGAAACCGACTTGCACCAGGGGAAAGAATCACATCTTGTGGTCTAACGGCCCGACTTTCCTCCCCTTTCACGTGGCATAGGACTCCGCCTTCAAGCGCTTTTGCAAacgaatatatgtgtgtgtgctcacgcGCGCCTCTGAGTGCACAACAATAGATATTATTGTTTAATTAGTCTGTCTAATTTCCTCCTCCGTCTCCTGTAAACCTATTTATCGTAAGCCCCAAACTTCCTGATGGTAGGTGACTAACAACCCTACTTTGCCTCAGGTGCATGTGGAATACAAAATCGACTTAGAGTACTTCAAGCCCTGTCTCTTTGACTTTGTCACGCTTGGAGACCAAAGGTATTGTGGTGTAACAAGTGGAAGTATCGACAGTGAGTATCATTACTCAAACCAATTACAGctacaactgtttttgttttctagtaGCAGTGAACAAATTATCTGTATTGTCTTGAGTGGTGAATTTCGGTTGTACTAGTCCAGAAATCGTATACAGAGACAGCATCGCTAAATTTCCCTTGAATTTTGCTGTCAACACATTGCATAACATAAGCATGCTGTCTACACatagaaaaaaagtatgtaacGCCATTTTGTCCTTCCTGTGCCGGGTGTTGATCACACTAACCTCTGTATTTACATCGTCAGATATTTcgagacatttttttaacagttaaatGTTTGCTCGTTTGCTGCAGTCCCTGTACAAGGTAACGAGTTCCGGGTATTTTTCTATAGTGACAATGCTATCACAAAGAGTGGTTTCAACATCTCATACACAGCAACCCCGAATTCAGGTTTGAAACCGTTTAATCATCGCCACAACTTTTATAATTACTCTGACTAATGTAGactgttattattaaatgcttttatttatgaaaaacaAGTAAACTTAATTCTACATAGTAGAAGTGCATCACGGCTGGCTTTGtgtagatattttgtttttcatttggaGCCGACAGATGTGTAAAGTAGGAAATAATGATGATCGTGAGCAAGAAACACAAATCAAACAGAATCTATTATCCCTTCGTCCTCAAAATTAATTTCCTGCTAAATTTCTTAAATATCCCAAACAATGTATATTTGAGTAAAGACCATAAATACAACCACACAACCATCGTCACACTACGCTTTATTAATAAGATTATCTGTAACACACGTGTCTGATTGTTAAGCAAATTATAGTTTTACTTTGTATCTTCATCTCTAGTATAAATATCAGGCTCAGAATAAACTTAATCAATAAACTGTACTGTTGTTTTACTTTCGGCTAGTACTACTCAGATCGCGCATGTTGAGTACCAACCTTGGAGGAGGGTCTACAGTGAACTCCATTGGGGACGGCAAAGGATCATGTACGCACTGAAATTTTTCATCTTGTCGCATTTCTGCACAAGTATTCTACAATTCAATTACTTAGCAGACAAGATGAAAGAACATTGCGAACTAAAacgttttgtgttttctttgataACTGATAAGCACAGAATCAATCATTTTAATAAGATTTATTATAGTCCATATCAAATTTTTCACAGATATTTGAAATCGCTTTTATTACACCAAGTCGCTATTGGTAAACTTCTAAAACAACGAGCAACAATCAACTAATTCCTGTTAATTCACAAGCATGGAAATAGCATAAATCTCTTGGTCATTACAAGCAATGTTTGAAGCCTTTGTCGACTCGGATGTCACAGGTAGCCAGCCATTGCAGTCTGTGCATGGAAATTTCGGACAGATCAGCAGCCCCAACTATCCAGACAACTACACCAACAGCTGCGACCTGGCCTACTTCGTCGTTCTAGACCAGCCTGGCCCGCAGTCTGTGATGGTGTTTGTGGACATGGATTTAGAAGACAGCACACGATGTTCTAAGGATTATCTGGTTATCAACGAGGTGGCCCAGTACCTCTGTGGGCAGAAGGGGAAAATAAGTCTGCGGGGTATATCATCTTTGTAACgatgaaaaaatattgctgtaatattgtaaaaatataatacttATAATAATATCAGTAGGCACAGACATTTCTCTACATATCTTaccaagtttttttaaagtgtaactCATCGTGTGTTTCAGTAAACCTGGTGGACACATCTTTTGTGATCAAATTTCATAGTGACAAGGAAGGAACCAGACGAGGCTTCTTCATTACCTATTTCCTTCTGCTTGGTAATACACGCGTTTCTTTTGTCAAGTGTTCAAGTTACATTAGAATTTCCAGAAGTGTTCGCCGTGTCACGCAGGCCGACATCTTACTAACGGCAAAGTAGGTGATAGATATGTATCCACTTGTTTAGTGCGCAACTTCCTGTTCAATGGTTGCCCCCTACTGCAGTGTAGCTTTATTGTAATCGGATACACTAGCATAGCCAGTCCTTGCCATTACCTCCTGAGATCATTTCGCgtagttttcattttcaaaagaaaagtaacaaaaagaagagaaaaattcgATTAGTTCGTCAACTATTTCTTCAACATTCTTAGACAAATCTTCAAGTTCATCAACCACCACCGAGAGtaatcaaagaaaatgtattctAAATATGAACAAAGTTAATGCGCATGCCATCTACGACAGATTTAAATGCAGACACAAATGTAAACTGCAGTCTATTCAATGTACGTGTTATATGCTATTTCCTCAAAAGGACATTTTAGCTATGCATGTATAGAACTACACGTACACGCTTTCAAGCAGCGGAGACCGGAACTAGGCAGCACTCTGTGCTGTGGGTCTGTTTACGACCCATGTTTGCATAAGCACAAAGAAAGTCTGCCGGACGATTCTAGAACAAACACCCTCGAACAGAATTTAGGAACTGCTTGTTTTGCAGCATCACCCACGTCATCGACATCGCTGCCGTTGCCTCAACCGCGCAGTCCCACCGCGCGGAGCGTAGTATCCTTGCGAGGAGACAGCGGTCAGCTGCAGAGTCCCTCCTACCCGGCCAACTACCCCAACAACGCTTTCGTGGTGTACGATGTGGCTCTTCGCCAGCGAGGCAACTTTACGGTCCTCCTGACCTATGACCTCGACGTGGAGGAGAGCGACGACTGTACCTACGACTACATCCTGGTCATCGCCGACCAAAGGCATCGGCTGTGTGGCAAGCGGAGCGGGGTACTGGCAGGTAGGTGGCCGGGTGCACTTTCCTTTCGCACGAACTGGATTCTAAGATTTAGCAGTCACCTAAATGCCTAGTCTAGCTGAGTGCTAGGCCGGTAGCATTGAGATATAGCGACTGCATACCTGGCCCTCGGCAGGCAATGTGACTGACGGGGAATTTTGACCTCCCCCATTATTTGTTCTGTTAGCTTTTACTTTGATACTGTTGATGTCGTCGTTTGATTTTAACTATAAGGCAAAAACAGAACGAACGTACTTTAAATTCATTTCACCCTCCCCACAGCTAACTGAAGCATTCACTTAACTTTGTTGAAAGCCAGTTGCTAGGATGACCATTTTTGCATCGTTTCAGTGCAAACCAACTACAACTTCTCCGTTATTTTCGTGAGCGACTACTCTGTGACACAGAAGGCTTCAACATCACGTACCGTGTGCTCAGAGGTTTGATAATTGGTGTTCTAAACCACTCAACTACTcaaaagtctttatttttaaatagaaaatacaaggaATCTACACCTTTGTCAGTATCAGCGACTCCGTGTTTACTCGGCCTTGTCAAACTGTCATTCCTTTGAGTAATTTCATTATCACGCTCTAACGATTCTCATTtcaccttgaaaaaaaaaatcagtctaaCAATTTCACTTCTCGATcgatattatttttaaaattctcatttCATCAAGTTTATAAGTTCTTTACGCCATAATTCCTCCATTTTTATAAATGCAATTTACTCCTGCTTCAGTTATAAGTGAATGTTTATAATCTGGTCATTAACCCGAAATTGGCAAACtgatttacacaaaatttaGACCAGACGGTTGTTGTGGGTGACTGGGGTCAGCTTCAAAGCCCGCAGTATCCAAGTCAGTATCCGACCAGCCTGGACATCACATACTACATCAAACTCAGCCGGCCAGGCCCTCAGACGGTGCTGCTGTCTTATGATATGGACATTGAGTCTTCCGTTGAGTGCAGCTATGATTATCTCATCGTCAACAATAACGCAGTCAAACGACTATGTTCTGTTGTAAATGGCATCATACCAGGtaagttaattaaaatatattattttaaatgaatttagaATGTATCTTATTGCCTCCCTTGACTAGAAAAAAGTATTTGCACGACGTTTGCATTAAGtgtcagtttctttttaaactaattaaaaCCAATTACCTCTCGTCTAGCACcttcaattaaaaaagtatCTCCATGTCGTATAGTCTAACCACATTTTATATACTATATAACCTTGCCATCATTCAAATTGTCTactcattttattgtttttaatttcagtgCAAGTGGAAAATAATCTCTTGGTGGTGGTGTTCCACAGTGACTACTCTGTAACAGGACGAGGGTTTAACCTCGTGTACAGTGTAGTTCAAGGTGAGAGggatttttattctcttttttgaaTAGCACTTGAAGACCCTAGTCGTTTACATGATGAGAgtttttgtttgcctttgtttggggattttttttttaaaagatggtgCACGAAAGAAATTGCCGAGGTTGACCAGAGCAACCCACAAAAGGAGTTCCAGAAAAATATGCCTCcgatatttgtaatatttctgcgtcgtaaatattttattattaatttatttaatacatGCCCCCAGGCCTCATTCTccctttgtctttttctctccctctcagtCTCTCTTAGTAACTTACACGCATGCCTGTACAGCTAGTAACATAAAGACTCATCCACATCGTTTTCATCAATGTCTCGGTGTGTCCCAAACTTcgtgttttgggttttttccccattaAGCCAACTCTTGGAGATAGGGTAAAACTCGACCACTTAATAAACAGTTATTCGTTTTAATTTATTgtaagcattttatttacagctgaTCAGCCAGGTGCCACAGGAGATCAAAACTTAGTGCCGTTCACAAGTCCTTCTGTCAGTACCTCTATAACAACTCGCTTCATAATACCGCAGATTGAGACCATCGGTAGGCAAAATGTTAAAGATGTTGAGTATGTTCTGAAAGAGAACGTTTTAGGATGtttataatgattttatttatatggtTTCCAGAAATCGATGCCCTGTATCTATAACTTTAAAATGACAAGATTTAAAATGATACCTCAAGAGCTAATCTTTCATAAAACATGCATTACAGCCATCGACTCGAGTCACAAAGCCCAGAGAggatatccccccccccccccactttcTCTATCgtcgagtttgttttttttttttttctttttttttctttttcttttcttttcttatcgTCGATACTACAAACATCCCATATATCTCACATTCACCTTAAAGAACAGAAATCAGTATccgacattttgttttgtctccctGTAGACGTCTTCTACCCACAGACGGGAAGCAGTGGGATCATAAAAAGTCCCGGCTTCCCTTCCAGCTACACCAACAAACTTGACACGACCTCTGTCGTGTCGCTGGACCCCACCCGCCCTCAGCTTGTGACCTTCACCTTCGACACCTTTGACCTGGAGCTGTGCGATGACTGTCAGTGTGACTGGCTGGAAATCGACGTGGATCCCGCGCAACGCTTCTGCGGCGACGTCCTCGACAAAAAGAGCTTGACTGGTCAGTAGACGCTtattccttctctcttctttcatcGTTCTGTTCAAAGCTTTGTCGGCAATGTTAATGGTCTAGAAAGAATCGCTTACTAGCGGGCTTCTTGATGTTACTTGCAGGATTATTGGAAGTCACGTGTTAACAAATGCATGTAAagttttttatgtgtatgtgtgtgttttcctttcAGTCCTTGTTCAGAAAGGTTCTCTGGAGGTGAAGTTCCATAGCGACTACAGCATCACAGGACGTGGCTTCTTAGCGACGTACTCAGCGGTCAGTGCCTGACACCTCCCACGTCTCGGCGCCGCTGGTTCTGCTCTGAACACTAGAGTTTCCGCGTTCATTTGTGAggtttttcatttcagtttgtGACCCTTACTTGCACCATCTTCAGATTCAAAGTTACTGCCAAACGAGACCCCAAAAAAATTCTCTGAGGATCGCAAGATGAAAACGTTCTTCTTCCAGTTTGGTGAGAACTGTGAGTCCTGAA from Pomacea canaliculata isolate SZHN2017 linkage group LG8, ASM307304v1, whole genome shotgun sequence encodes the following:
- the LOC112571060 gene encoding deleted in malignant brain tumors 1 protein-like, with amino-acid sequence MKVRTSRIRRRNRSQRTGVYNEYTCDHPVWGYTSSSTMPAPTGLHAALGILAILVSVDAIPMEGAKSRLKRDTDVIHISEKEGRFVSPGYPTGYPSEADLQYVFDTTLKIPYRITLNYSIDIEFVAGCAFDQLVFRYQPANQPVNLTTLCGEKSGTYTVVIQDGDTFSAYFKSDASVQKKGFAISFKMEEVPLPSAYSNLPNGRSLTGGGAVIGVGGAPVYTNEVTGNKGIFLSPNYPQNYPELVNYTYIAHLEGYGPYVVHVEYKIDLEYFKPCLFDFVTLGDQRYCGVTSGSIDIPVQGNEFRVFFYSDNAITKSGFNISYTATPNSVLLRSRMLSTNLGGGSTVNSIGDGKGSCSQPLQSVHGNFGQISSPNYPDNYTNSCDLAYFVVLDQPGPQSVMVFVDMDLEDSTRCSKDYLVINEVAQYLCGQKGKISLRVNLVDTSFVIKFHSDKEGTRRGFFITYFLLLASPTSSTSLPLPQPRSPTARSVVSLRGDSGQLQSPSYPANYPNNAFVVYDVALRQRGNFTVLLTYDLDVEESDDCTYDYILVIADQRHRLCGKRSGVLAVQTNYNFSVIFVSDYSVTQKASTSRTVCSETRRLLWVTGVSFKARSIQVSIRPAWTSHTTSNSAGQALRRCCCLMIWTLSLPLSAAMIISSSTITQSNDYVLL
- the LOC112570295 gene encoding neuropilin-1-like, translated to MNLELQVENNLLVVVFHSDYSVTGRGFNLVYSVVQADQPGATGDQNLVPFTSPSVSTSITTRFIIPQIETIDVFYPQTGSSGIIKSPGFPSSYTNKLDTTSVVSLDPTRPQLVTFTFDTFDLELCDDCQCDWLEIDVDPAQRFCGDVLDKKSLTVLVQKGSLEVKFHSDYSITGRGFLATYSAVSA